A portion of the Lolium rigidum isolate FL_2022 chromosome 1, APGP_CSIRO_Lrig_0.1, whole genome shotgun sequence genome contains these proteins:
- the LOC124670069 gene encoding uncharacterized protein LOC124670069 has translation MVVVGGGGGGNAWAKEMTLRRRMASIFNKTREHFPSLKDYNDYLEEVEDMTFNLIEGFDVEAIEAKISRYQQENAEQIYLSRAKRAEDLAAALKASRTNPVKAGSSDTAAGSSQGISGGAGVQGQYAPAAVPGGLNQPRPTGNAPQPIGGSLDPLQGYDEETMRLRAERGARAGGWTAELGKRRALEEAFNSIFI, from the exons atggtggtggtggggggcggTGGTGGAGGGAACGCATGGGCGAAGGAGATGACCCTCCGCCGCAGGATGGCCAGCAT ATTCAACAAGACGCGGGAGCATTTCCCGTCGCTGAAAGATTACAACGACTACCTGGAGGAAGTCGAGGACATGA CCTTCAACCTGATCGAAGGATTCGATGTCGAGGCGATCGAAGCTAAAATTTCTAGGTACCAGCAGGAAAATGCTGAGCAGATATATCTATCACGAGCTAAAAGG GCTGAAGATCTTGCAGCGGCACTGAAAGCGAGCAGAACGAATCCTGTAAAAGCTGGTTCCAGTGATACG GCTGCTGGAAGCTCCCAGGGCATAAGTGGTGGGGCAGGAGTTCAAGGCCAGTATGCGCCTGCTGCCGTTCCAGGTGGGTTGAATCAGCCTCGTCCGACAGGCAACGCCCCACAACCAATTGGTGGTTCCTTAGATCCTCTACAAGGATATGATGAGGAGACCATGAGACTACGTGCGGAGAGAGGGGCACGAGCAGGTGGTTGGACTGCTGAGTTGGGTAAGCGAAGAGCATTGGAGGAGGCGTTTAACAGCATATTCATATAA
- the LOC124705976 gene encoding ALBINO3-like protein 2, chloroplastic, which translates to MAHPLRLLGRMAGGGGRRGRLPPPLAALAHLSASPHRSPDQQLPSPAPSLPSPPRFLPFAVPARSFSWYSRSPSVPAADAVAAEAPVGEGAGVETKGIYLDDASTIDYGEVLPGAAGGAADAAVGVAVGSDGSGVSGFCMGTVVDAIDGFHSLTGLPWWVTISVSTVAMRVVILPALVLQLHKTAKIGQLFRKLPPPFPPPLSGRSYRDQYSLFQKKRRELGCPSFLWNFAYFSVQLPCFILWMASIRSMCLSNHPGLDNGGILWFHDLTAFPHGALGPVFPILVAGLHYLNIQISFQKSHTKELPGVLGVLAKYYKIYLDILSIPLFLIAYVVPQGSLIYWTTNGLFSVAQQLSLRNDVIRKMLGLPDIGAHSGNASPKSVLEGQKAMQQWPLGGTPVQSKLGSSDNETPKFMFENSTIMEENVSESSSPEELLQQALQYLQTGCQDQAIPLIKTAIEKNPDLFHCLIGMGQILFQNKLFAESAVCYDHAIPMIKEQDPLLILAYFGAGLSRQQQGDNETAIKLLQRIAELKEPEKNKQCYFQGFIVLASILLNEGRNSEAAKYLRLAMAYDPTAERLLKECEDSMEDQPSQQNIEPPDQKRP; encoded by the exons ATGGCGCACCCGCTGCGCCTTCTCGGCcgcatggccggcggcggcggccgccggggcCGCCTCCCGCCTCCTCTCGCAGCCCTCGCCCACCTCTCCGCCTCGCCGCACCGGAGCCCCGACCAGCAGCTCCCGTCACCTGCTCCATCGCTTCCTTCACCCCCTCGCTTTCTCCCTTTCGCCGTGCCCGCGCGAAGCTTCTCCTGGTACTCCCGCTCCCCATCCGTCCCCGCCGCCGACGCAGTCGCTGCGGAGGCTCCGGTTGGCGAGGGCGCAGGGGTCGAGACGAAAGGCATCTACTTGGATGATGCGAGTACCATCGATTACGGGGAGGTGCTCCCCGGCGCGGCAGGCGGTGCGGCGGATGCTGCCGTGGGAGTGGCCGTCGGTAGCGATGGAAGCGGCGTCTCCGGTTTCTGTATGGGCACGGTAGTCGACGCCATCGACGGGTTCCATAGTCTCACCGGACTACCATG GTGGGTAACAATCTCCGTCTCAACTGTGGCCATGCGAGTTGTGATACTCCCTGCTCTTGTATTACAACTTCACAAGACTGCTAAAATTGGTCAACTATTTCGAAAAT TGCCCCCTCCATTCCCACCCCCTCTATCAGGAAGGAGTTATCGTGACCAGTACTCTCTTTTCCAGAAGaaaaggcgagaactcggttgccCCTCCTTTCTTTGGAATTTCGCCTACTTTTCAGTTCAG CTCCCTTGCTTTATATTGTGGATGGCAAGCATCCGGAGTATGTGCCTGAGTAATCACCCTGGATTGGATAAT GGCGGTATTCTGTGGTTTCATGACTTGACCGCGTTTCCACATGGTGCTTTAGGTCCTGTTTTTCCTATCTTAGTTGCTGGACTCCATTATTTGAATATTCAG ATATCCTTCCAGAAAAGCCATACCAAGGAGTTGCCTGGAGTTTTAGGCGTACTAGCAAAG TACTACAAGATATACCTTGATATTCTGTCTATTCCTTTGTTTCTTATCGCGTATGTGGTCCCTCAG GGAAGCCTGATCTACTGGACTACCAATGGTTTATTTAGTGTAGCTCAG CAATTGTCCCTCAGAAATGATGTTATCCGTAAGATGTTGGGATTGCCTGATATTGGAGCTCACTCTGGTAATGCATCACCAAAATCTGTTCTTGAGGGCCAGAAGGCGATGCAG CAATGGCCCCTTGGAGGTACTCCCGTCCAATCAAAATTGGGATCATCTGATAACGAGACTCCAAAGTTTATGTTTGAGAATAGTACGATAATGGAAGAAAATGTATCTGAGTCCAGTTCACCTGAGGAGCTTCTTCAA CAAGCATTACAATATTTGCAAACTGGCTGTCAAGACCAAGCTATTCCACTTATCAA AACAGCGATAGAGAAAAACCCAGATCTGTTTCACTGTTTGATTGGAATGGGGCAGATATTGTTCCAAAATAAGTTGTTTGCTGAATCCGCAGTTTGTTATGACCATGCTATACCAATG ATTAAAGAACAGGATCCTCTTCTTATACTTGCATACTTTGGTGCCGGTCTTTCACGACAACAGCAG GGCGATAATGAGACAGCAATCAAACTCCTGCAAAGAATAGCGGAACTCAAGGAGCCAGAGAAGAACAAGCAATGCTATTTCCAAGGCTTTATTGTTCTAGCAAG TATACTACTGAATGAAGGTCGTAATTCTGAGGCTGCGAAATACCTGCGACTAGCTATGGCTTATGATCCTACTGCCGAGAGACTTCTGAAGGAATGTGAAGACTCAATGGAAGACCAACCAAGTCAGCAGAATATCGAGCCACCAGACCAGAAAAGACCATAA